In a genomic window of Physeter macrocephalus isolate SW-GA chromosome 14, ASM283717v5, whole genome shotgun sequence:
- the ZSCAN21 gene encoding zinc finger and SCAN domain-containing protein 21, which translates to MMTKVLGMATVLGPRTPQEQGPVIVKVEEEEEKGKRLPSLEMFRQRFRQFGYHDTPGPREALSQLRVLCCEWLRPEIHTKEQILELLVLEQFLTILPRELQAWVQEHCPESAEEAVTLLEDLEQELDEPAQQASPPPSEQKQWWEKMASSGAVEESPSSPQPRSVETGYKYESWGPLYIQETGEEEDFTPELRKIQDRKSNTQNEESTDKQESSEEFHAEGFRRDSIPMIIANKCEARLERQWVNLEKGRGTKIPLQDKGSSKGREVMTKPAPAERRYICAECGKAFSNSSNLTKHRRTHTGEKPYVCTKCGKAFSHSSNLTLHYRTHLVDRPYDCKCGKAFGQSSDLLKHQRMHTEEAPYQCKDCGKAFSGKGSLIRHYRIHTGEKPYQCNECGKSFSQHAGLSSHQRLHTGEKPYKCKECGKAFNHSSNFNKHHRIHTGEKPYWCNNCGKTFCSKSNLSKHQRVHTAEGEGP; encoded by the exons ATGATGACCAAGGTACTGGGCATGGCCACAGTTCTGGGCCCTAGAACTCCACAGGAGCAGGGGCCTGTGATTGTGAAGgtcgaggaggaggaggagaaagggaagcgCCTTCCCAGCCTGGAGATGTTCCGCCAGCGCTTCAGGCAGTTTGGGTACCATGACACCCCTGGCCCTCGGGAGGCCCTCAGCCAGCTCCGGGTGCTCTGCTGTGAGTGGCTGAGGCCTGAGATTCACACCAAGGAGCAGATCCTGGAGCTGCTGGTGCTGGAGCAGTTCCTGACCATCCTGCCCCGGGAGCTCCAGGCCTGGGTGCAGGAGCACTGCCCGGAGAGCGCTGAAGAGGCCGTCACTCTCCTGGAAGATCTGGAGCAAGAGCTGGATGAGCCAGCACAGCAG GCCTCACCGCCTCCCAGTGAACAGAAACAGTGGTGGGAGAAGATGGCATCCTCAGGGGCAGTGGAGGAATCCCCGAGCAGCCCGCAGCCACGGTCTGTGGAGACCGGTTACAAATACGAGTCCTGGGGGCCCCTCTACATCCAAGAGACTGGTGAAGAGGAGGACTTCACTCCAGAGCTGAGAAAGATTCAAG ATCGTAAGTCGAACACCCAGAATGAGGAATCAACAGATAAGCAGGAAAGTTCTGAAGAATTTCACGCAGAAGGATTCAGAAGGGATTCTATTCCCATGATTATTGCCAACAAATGTGAGGCCAGGTTAGAAAGGCAGTGGGTTAAcctggaaaagggaagaggaacaaAAATTCCTCTCCAAGACAAAGGTTCCTCAAAAGGTAGAGAAGTAATGACTAAACCTGCCCCAGCAGAGCGACGTTACATATGTGCcgagtgtgggaaagcctttagtaATAGCTCAAATCTCACTAAACACCGGAGAAcacacactggggagaaaccGTATGTGTGCACCaaatgtgggaaagctttcagccACAGCTCCAACCTGACCCTTCACTACAGAACACACTTGGTGGACCGGCCCTATGACTGTAAGTGTGGAAAAGCCTTCGGTCAGAGCTCGGACCTCCTTAAACATCAGCGAATGCACACTGAAGAGGCTCCTTACCAGTGTAAAGATTGCGGCAAAGCCTTCAGCGGGAAAGGCAGCCTCATTCGACACTATCGAATACACACCGGGGAGAAGCCGTATCAGTGTAACGAGTGTGGGAAGAGCTTTAGTCAGCATGCAGGTCTTAGTTCTCACCAGAGactccacactggagagaagccgTATAAATGTAAggagtgtgggaaagccttcaacCACAGCTCCAATTTTAATAAACACCATAGAATCCATACCGGGGAAAAGCCCTATTGGTGTAATAATTGTGGGAAAACCTTCTGCAGTAAGTCCAATCTTTCCAAACATCAGAGAGTCCACACTGCAGAGGGAGAAGGGCCTTAA